The following coding sequences are from one Nitrospinota bacterium window:
- a CDS encoding Rrf2 family transcriptional regulator, producing the protein MFRLSRKGEYALRTIFHLSIKNEICTTAEISEIQDIPQPFLKKIIQSLIISGIISSAKGKSGGIKLNLLPENISVKSVIEGVEGSIFLNDCLLCEGTCPRDKICPLHEMWQKGQLLLMEFLDSYKFDTLVKRHNELTAPHVNVDNLNPAVTRLMNFFSDTHGITAIEINDKKNSATTLVNKGNGKSNI; encoded by the coding sequence TTGTTTAGGTTATCAAGAAAAGGGGAATACGCTTTAAGAACCATATTCCATCTTTCAATAAAAAACGAAATCTGCACCACTGCAGAGATTTCAGAAATACAGGATATACCACAGCCATTTCTGAAAAAGATCATTCAGTCTTTAATCATATCAGGGATTATTTCCTCTGCTAAGGGGAAGAGTGGCGGCATTAAACTGAATCTTTTACCGGAGAACATTTCGGTGAAATCCGTGATTGAAGGGGTTGAAGGCTCCATCTTCCTTAACGACTGCCTTCTTTGCGAAGGGACCTGCCCTCGTGACAAGATATGTCCACTGCATGAGATGTGGCAAAAGGGACAGCTCCTTCTGATGGAATTTCTTGATTCTTATAAATTCGACACTCTTGTGAAAAGACATAACGAACTGACCGCTCCTCACGTCAATGTCGACAACTTGAATCCCGCCGTAACACGTCTGATGAATTTCTTTTCCGATACACATGGCATTACAGCTATAGAAATTAATGATAAAAAGAATTCTGCAACCACTCTGGTAAACAAGGGAAACGGGAAATCAAACATTTAA